From the Ferrigenium kumadai genome, one window contains:
- a CDS encoding glutamate synthase subunit beta, with amino-acid sequence MGKPTGFMEFQRQEEEYLPVAKRLKNYKEFVIHLTDEQAKTQGARCMDCGIPFCNNGCPVNNIIPDWNDLVYRGNWRQALDVLHSTNNFPEFTGRICPAPCEAACTVNINGDAVGIKSIEHFIIDKAGENGWVVPQPAAKKTGKKVAVVGSGPAGLAAAQQLARAGHAVTVFEKNSRVGGLLRYGIPDFKLDKRLIDWRVAQLEAEGVKFQTNTFVGKEAPGAGVANDAKKTVSPDELMKKFDAVVLAGGSEHPRDLPAPGRELKGVHYALEFLIPQNKEVAGDGKNPINAKGKHVVVIGGGDTGSDCVGTSNRHGAASITQIEVMPRPPEQENKSLVWPNWPIKLRTSSSHDEGCNRDWAIATKEFVGEKGVLKAIKAVRVEWKDGKMHEIAGSEFELKADLVFLAMGFTNPLQQVLDAFGVEKDARGNVKADTNHYRTSVDKVFAAGDMRRGQSLVVWAIREGRQCARAVDEFLMGSSVLPR; translated from the coding sequence ATGGGTAAGCCAACCGGATTCATGGAGTTTCAGCGTCAGGAAGAGGAATACCTGCCGGTCGCGAAACGGTTGAAGAACTACAAGGAGTTCGTGATTCACCTGACCGACGAGCAGGCGAAGACGCAGGGTGCGCGCTGCATGGATTGCGGCATCCCGTTCTGCAACAACGGTTGCCCGGTCAACAACATCATTCCGGACTGGAATGATCTGGTGTACCGTGGCAACTGGCGCCAGGCGCTGGATGTGCTGCACTCCACCAACAACTTCCCCGAGTTCACCGGCCGCATCTGCCCCGCTCCCTGCGAGGCGGCCTGCACGGTGAACATCAACGGCGACGCGGTGGGCATCAAGTCCATTGAGCACTTCATCATCGACAAGGCCGGCGAGAACGGCTGGGTCGTGCCTCAGCCCGCGGCGAAGAAGACCGGCAAGAAGGTCGCCGTGGTCGGCTCCGGCCCTGCAGGTTTGGCTGCCGCACAGCAGCTGGCGCGCGCCGGCCACGCGGTGACCGTGTTCGAGAAGAACAGCCGCGTCGGCGGCCTGCTGCGTTACGGCATCCCCGACTTCAAGCTCGACAAGCGCCTGATCGACTGGCGCGTGGCGCAACTCGAAGCCGAGGGCGTCAAGTTCCAGACCAACACCTTCGTCGGCAAGGAAGCGCCGGGTGCGGGCGTTGCAAATGACGCGAAGAAGACGGTTTCTCCGGACGAGCTGATGAAGAAGTTCGACGCGGTGGTCCTCGCGGGCGGCTCCGAGCATCCGCGCGACCTGCCTGCGCCGGGGCGCGAACTGAAGGGCGTGCATTACGCGCTCGAATTCCTGATTCCGCAGAACAAGGAAGTGGCCGGTGACGGCAAGAACCCGATCAACGCCAAGGGCAAGCATGTGGTAGTGATCGGCGGCGGTGACACGGGTTCCGACTGTGTCGGTACCTCGAACCGCCACGGTGCCGCCTCGATCACCCAGATCGAAGTGATGCCGCGTCCGCCCGAGCAGGAGAACAAGTCGCTGGTGTGGCCGAACTGGCCGATCAAGCTGCGCACCTCCAGCTCTCACGACGAAGGCTGCAACCGCGACTGGGCGATCGCCACCAAGGAGTTCGTCGGCGAGAAGGGCGTGCTCAAGGCCATCAAGGCGGTGCGCGTCGAATGGAAGGACGGCAAGATGCACGAGATCGCGGGCAGCGAGTTCGAACTGAAGGCCGATCTCGTGTTCCTGGCGATGGGCTTCACCAATCCGCTGCAGCAGGTGCTGGACGCGTTCGGCGTGGAGAAGGATGCGCGCGGCAACGTCAAGGCCGACACCAACCACTACCGTACCAGCGTGG